From the genome of Malus sylvestris chromosome 13, drMalSylv7.2, whole genome shotgun sequence:
TAACATATATGAACTTGAAGCATAAAGCATTTGATAAGGGGATGTTACCAACCTTCACCTTATAAGttctttataattttaaaatttctgcattgttatttaataataaaaaaaaatattttcacggCCATTGTTAATCCAACAGTATCCTccggatcctttttgtgaggacCCTGGGGTCCGTTAATCGTGTCAGTTCATTATACATTGTgtggtcagttttcgtcaggtactgtttgtgttcaattttaaataaaaaaattaaaatgatttctgaatgCACGATCTACGATGAACGAAAACTATTCATGAATCCCCaagattctcacaaagaggatccggattcaTCATTAATGATGTGCTCTGtcagaaatatataaaaatagaaATCATCTAACCATTTAATTAGCAATATCATAATTTCATTGTTTACTAACGAACGTGgatttagttaatttttgtaaaaatatcTTTAAAGAGTGATCTTGAAAATAGATGATTCGGATCATCATGAAACATTAGAGGATAAGAAATGAAAAAGGAGaaaatctataaaaaaaaatgctagcATTTCTTTTTTGACTAATATTAGGTAGaccaaattttcaaaccatatgatgtgtcaacaatagaaaataagcacgttaatcaacatttaagtaataattaatTCATCAATAACCACGtaatataatttacaaaatacaatttaaatggATGATTTCCCTAGCAGTACTGAACTTTTGATTTCCCCGCTAAACTTTTTAATTCAAAAACTAAgtactcaaactaattttttttgccGATTACACCCCTACTATTAGTTTTTTAttcatttcatccaaatttctgttaaataaaAGCATGTacacaacatgtgagggtacTTCGGTCTCTTCATTCTTTAAAGTAATTGAAAACCCTAGATTTCTAAAATGTCAACATgtgcaaatatgtgtgattctatcACTTCTGTGTCTGAAGGTCTAGTGAAGTGACGCTTTTGTCCTCAAAGGAGTGTCACATGGTGTGCATgtgataagagttaacgttaatttggatggaatctatgaaaaactaacagtatggggaaatcggccaaaaaaattagtttaagtccttaattttccaattaaaaagtttagGAGGGAAATCGAAAGCTAAGCGAAAAGTTCAAGGGGAAATTAGCAGTaaactcttttttcttttattttattttataaataagtgAAAATGAGAATTGCTAAATTCTTTAATCTAGATCATTTATAATAAGGGTAACGCTAAGAAGACTTAATTTATAAACTATATATgtaaattaaattatgtgtcagcattaaaaaaataagtatGATAATTAACacttaataataattcaatcattaacaactaacatcatttaatttacaaaatttaatattCCTAACATTATCCTTATGATAATAATAATTGATTCCGAGTACATAGTAATAGAGGTCCTCGAAAATCAGAAATcccaaaaaccctaatccaAGTCCATAAGTTTGGTGCACAAGTACAAGTACCACTAGAAGTAGAAGtcctaaaaaattgaaattcccAGAAACCCTAATCAAACTACAATATATAATGTTTCCCCCTACCCTACATAATTAATTAACAGGTCTCTCTCCCAATTCCAATCGCTAGGTTTTCATCTAtaatctctctccctccctccgtCATTCAGTCTCTGGTTTTTAGGGCATTCTTAGGGTTTTGAATCAAGTAGTGTGCCTCTCGGCTAGAGATTTTTGAGACTTTCGTGGTTCAGCATTTGATTTTGGGGATGCAGATAGCGCCATGGCTAAGTCTCGGATAGTTTTAACAACGGGGAGCTCCGCCGCGAACCGCCGAAATTCTGGTACAGAATTCGGGGACATGTGGTTTATGGGATGCAGTTTTTGTCTTCGATCAGCGTTTGATTCCTACACCGTGGCTTGCAAGGCATTTTTTGAGCATGCACCGTCTTAATCTGATTCCGGTTGGGGTTGAGAACAAGAAGCTTTGATCGATAGAGTTTTTGAGATACGTTTTTGTCTTTTCTCCGAGGAACGAAAGAAAAGATTGTTCCTTTGCGGAGATTTAAGGTTATGGACTCCTGTAGTGGTTTGGAAGATGCTGGCGTTGTGGAGAAAGATCCGACTGGGAGATACTTGCGGTATGACGAAGTGTTGGGGAGGGGAGCATTCAAGACTGTATATAAGGCATTTGATGAAGTCGAAGGAGTCGAAGTAGCTTGGTGCCAAGTGAATATCAAAGGAGTAGAAGAAGTGGAAAGATTGTATTCGGAGGTTCATCTGCTGAAGTCACTGAAACATCAAAACATCGTACAGTTCCATAACTCTTGGGTGGATGATAAGAACATGACCATCAACATGATAACAGAGTTATTCACTTCCGGGAGCTTGAGGCAGTACCGAAATAAGCATAAGAAGGTCGATATGAAAGCCATCAAGAATTGGGCTAGACAGATTCTTCGAGGTCTGGACTATCTGCATTCTCACAATCCTCCAATTATTCATAGAGATTTGAAGTGTGACAACCTATTTGTCAATGGATTTAATGGAGAACTTAAAATCGGAGATCTCGGTTTGGCGATTGTCATGCAGCAGCCTACTGCTCATAGCATAATTGGCACCCCTGAATTCATGGCTCCAGAGCTTTATGACGAGGAATACAATGAATTAGTCGACATCTATTCTTTTGGCATGTGCATGCTAGAGATGGTGACTTGTGAATACCCTTATAGTGAATGTAAAAATCTGGCGCAAATTTATAAAAGGGTTACCTCTGGTGTAAAGCCTGCTTCCCTCAGTAAAGTAGACAATCCTCAAATCAAGCAGTTCATAGAGAAGTGTCTAGTTCCAGCTTCTATGAGATTGTCTGCGGCGGAACTCTTGAAAGATCCAATCCTTGCAACTGACAACTTGAATGAGTCCAGCTGTGATCTTTCACAACTACAAAAGTTGTTTACCTTGCCAGAGCCCACATCTAACTCGTCAGTGCTGGAGTTACATTGTTTCTCTAAGAATAATGAGTTCAGGTTAAGAGCGGGGAAAAATCCCGATAACACAGTGTCTTTAACTTTGCGCATTGCTGATACATGTGGTCTTGTGAGGAATATCAGGTTTGATTTCTATCTCGATTCTGATACTGTGATTTCAATTGCTTGGGAGATGGTTGAGCAACTTGATCTTTCACATGAAGACGTCTCTGTCGTAGCTGAGCTACTTGATAACTCGATTGTGAAGCTTGTACCCGGATGGAAACCTTCATCGGAGTTGTCTCTAGCGGACAAAGATAGGTATGATGCTCTAAAGAGGGAGCTTGATGCTATTGGTAAGCAGTATTTCTCGAAATTAAGGGAAGAGGAGATGCAGAGTGCAAAGAAGAGTTGGATAGCAGAAAACAAAATAGCTGTAATTGATGTACTGTACTCTTGCCAAGTATTTTCTTTTCGTCTGTTTTCCCTCTAACATTCATTTGATTCTTGTGAATTGTTTTCGTTAAGAAATGCGGGCATGTGTTTTTAAGTTTGGATTTGTACTTACATTTGTGTTTACGGTTAGTAATGAATATTTTCTTGTTCCAAAAGAATGTATTTCTTTCACATGCATAGCTCCTCCCCCTTTATATGTTTGTGCCTACTATGAAGGTAATTTCGTGGCATATGGGGAGGTACGTAATTTTTCTCTCCGCTCTAGGCATACTCATGTTGATAGGAGAAAATTTGTACCTGATATACCATTTTAATGGCACCATCATCTCAATACCGTCCATTATCAAGTTATTGCATGTAACTattctttaaatttattttttttattacaagatttttttttctccatctaaatatatatatttatgcttgctaaaattaaaaatatgtttGAATTATTTGGTACAAAAACGTAACATTATTCTTATAAGTATCTATAAACACTAAATAAGCCAAAAAGCAGCCTAACAAAACTTAAGCCAAAAAGCATCCTAACAAAATGATTAAGACCTAAACTAGGGCTCCCCCTGTCACGTACTCAGTGAAGGCCAAAGCTACGAGACCTAACATGGCCAACCGTCCATTTATGAGCTCAGCATCTGAGGTCATGATCCCATCTGATTTTGACTCCACGCTGACTCCTTTAAGTAAAGGAATCAATGATGCCACTGATAGCAAAATACTAGTTCCAAGGAACAATGAGATTCCACCGTTGGATATCTGAGCAAACACATCCTGACCCTTGGATAGTTCCACCGCCAGAGCTGAAACGAACCCAACCATTGCAAGTCTGCCGTTGATTCTCTCCGGCACTGGCCCACTGAATGCAAACAATTCTGAAAACTTTGTGCTAacctgaaaacaaaaaaaacaaaaaaaaaaaaatctatgctTTGAGATGCGTGTCGCATATTATCCATGTGTGAACGCCATGATAACAACATATTGATATGGAACTTCTTTGCTTTGGATAAATATCACTTGTACTATTCTCGAATAATTTTTAGCTTTGGATAAATATTCTGGACAGATAAACTTGCTGTAGGTCTTTTGATACAGACCCATTATCTTGGTTTTAAACTTTTAAATGTAGAAATGCATAATTAGCGCGTAAGATAATATTTGTTCAACTTTTAATAGTTCAGACAATGCACATAAATAATTAACGGATCAATTCAAGTAACACTAGACAATTTAATAAAACAATACCTTGCCGGGAGAAGGAGAAGGTGTAGGACGTGATGAACTTTTTGATGCCTCTGTAATTGTAGATGGTTGCTTCTTCTGGCCATCCTACAAATGATAAATTAGACACAGTGCGTAATTaatatcattattttataaCTATATGTAGTTTAAGATGCACATATATAAGCCAAATAAAGAAGAAGACAGAAGAACAGAATAATTACCTTGGCCATTGAGCATATCCTTATTTGAGGGTAGCTGTGCACAGTTGGTGCAACAAGGTGGCTCATTCTAACTGATTTATTCTTTCCCGCTCCATAAGCCAAGGAATTAGCTAGGAATGTTGAAAGCATGAAAGTTGCTGATGcagccattatatatatatatgtactttGGTTCTTAGTTAAACACTAACAAAAAGATCAAACTCTAAGCTTTTGGAGATGTAATTTGTTCTTACTTCTTGATATCAAAGTTTGAGCACCTTAGTTGCTTTTTATAAGGTAATGGTGCCCCAGTGGGGGAAGCTCTTTAAGCG
Proteins encoded in this window:
- the LOC126595916 gene encoding serine/threonine-protein kinase WNK8-like; translation: MDSCSGLEDAGVVEKDPTGRYLRYDEVLGRGAFKTVYKAFDEVEGVEVAWCQVNIKGVEEVERLYSEVHLLKSLKHQNIVQFHNSWVDDKNMTINMITELFTSGSLRQYRNKHKKVDMKAIKNWARQILRGLDYLHSHNPPIIHRDLKCDNLFVNGFNGELKIGDLGLAIVMQQPTAHSIIGTPEFMAPELYDEEYNELVDIYSFGMCMLEMVTCEYPYSECKNLAQIYKRVTSGVKPASLSKVDNPQIKQFIEKCLVPASMRLSAAELLKDPILATDNLNESSCDLSQLQKLFTLPEPTSNSSVLELHCFSKNNEFRLRAGKNPDNTVSLTLRIADTCGLVRNIRFDFYLDSDTVISIAWEMVEQLDLSHEDVSVVAELLDNSIVKLVPGWKPSSELSLADKDRYDALKRELDAIGKQYFSKLREEEMQSAKKSWIAENKIAVIDVLYSCQVFSFRLFSL
- the LOC126595931 gene encoding early light-induced protein 1, chloroplastic-like isoform X4; the protein is MAASATFMLSTFLANSLAYGAGKNKSVRMSHLVAPTVHSYPQIRICSMAKDGQKKQPSTITEASKSSSRPTPSPSPGKVSTKFSELFAFSGPVPERINGRLAMVGFVSALAVELSKGQDVFAQISNGGISLFLGTSILLSVASLIPLLKGVSVESKSDGIMTSDAELINGRLAMLGLVALAFTEYVTGGALV